Proteins found in one Prochlorothrix hollandica PCC 9006 = CALU 1027 genomic segment:
- a CDS encoding Tudor-knot domain-containing protein, which translates to MAKSIIQLVDELPADNITVKVLKALDFVAPGQWSNMVGFDQTVIALTGDSDPKVLSRVRDRAAALYEDPSQGYKGAIGLYQTVDKADVAMATAALANKVGEKISVLSFLSSITPKADTTQTVDLLLKIAVEVLAFCKLNGIPQPNPQAFVAALQQNYSDAALMRMVALVCIDGLLPLGPNFLGKIHETLKGLDLSSITGNPVFSGIKGDLPGGGTEEKVGFLTQSFGSVEGWVSGFVDRTNITPQRISGGIGRFIDIADDNLDFIAAFLDQTTNYFEHTGIQTVARHLILAVYPQVKTELAAEAEAKAQAQAAAPSGQPGQYSIGQTVEGWDEDEEDWYEASVLKVREKKGKTQYFLHYAGYGASEEEWVWAEDVRVRDLDNSDQQGYSLGQTVKVWDDEEEEWYSATIQEIRGKQYFVHYWDDDAGEDDEWLNLDDIT; encoded by the coding sequence ATGGCCAAGTCCATTATTCAACTGGTTGATGAGTTGCCAGCGGATAACATCACGGTAAAAGTCTTGAAGGCATTGGACTTCGTGGCTCCAGGACAATGGAGCAATATGGTGGGCTTTGATCAAACCGTCATCGCTCTGACCGGAGATAGTGATCCCAAGGTTTTGAGCCGTGTGCGCGATCGCGCCGCCGCCCTCTATGAAGATCCCAGCCAGGGGTATAAAGGGGCGATCGGTCTCTATCAAACCGTGGATAAAGCGGATGTGGCCATGGCCACCGCTGCCCTAGCCAACAAGGTGGGGGAGAAAATTTCTGTCCTGTCGTTTTTAAGCAGCATTACCCCCAAGGCCGACACCACCCAAACCGTGGATCTGCTGCTGAAGATCGCCGTAGAGGTTTTGGCCTTTTGCAAACTCAATGGCATCCCCCAACCCAACCCCCAAGCCTTTGTCGCTGCCCTGCAACAAAACTACAGCGATGCTGCCCTGATGCGCATGGTGGCCCTGGTCTGCATTGATGGTCTCTTGCCCCTAGGACCCAATTTCCTGGGGAAAATCCATGAAACCCTGAAGGGCTTAGACCTAAGTAGCATTACGGGTAACCCGGTGTTCTCTGGCATTAAAGGGGATTTACCCGGTGGGGGAACCGAGGAAAAGGTTGGCTTTCTAACCCAGAGTTTTGGGTCCGTGGAAGGCTGGGTTTCCGGTTTTGTCGATCGCACGAACATTACCCCCCAACGCATTAGCGGTGGCATTGGCCGTTTTATTGACATCGCCGATGATAACTTGGACTTTATCGCCGCGTTTTTAGACCAAACCACCAATTATTTTGAACATACCGGCATCCAGACCGTTGCCCGTCATCTGATCCTGGCCGTCTATCCCCAGGTTAAAACAGAGCTGGCAGCAGAAGCAGAAGCAAAAGCCCAAGCCCAGGCCGCTGCCCCCTCCGGCCAACCCGGACAATACAGCATTGGTCAAACGGTGGAAGGCTGGGATGAGGATGAGGAAGACTGGTATGAAGCCAGTGTGCTGAAGGTGCGGGAGAAGAAGGGGAAAACCCAGTATTTCCTCCACTATGCAGGCTATGGTGCCTCGGAAGAAGAGTGGGTTTGGGCTGAAGATGTGCGGGTGCGGGACTTAGACAACAGTGATCAACAGGGCTACAGCCTGGGCCAGACGGTTAAGGTTTGGGACGATGAGGAGGAGGAATGGTACTCGGCCACGATCCAAGAAATCCGGGGCAAGCAGTATTTTGTCCATTATTGGGATGACGATGCGGGTGAGGACGATGAATGGCTAAATCTGGACGATATCACCTAA
- a CDS encoding tetratricopeptide repeat protein, which produces MKRISLLSLLISANLVWVDPAQGLTPHTVTLDFDLLERRGLELAQEAAQLAQFQQLPLALQRAELATQLVPGDYRLWALVADIHLRSGETGEAIAALKVAQSIAPEEPTLLFALGSAYFREADYDAAASSIQKGLSLKPDIPGALFDLGNVYYVQQQYATAIATYDKAIALKEDFWEALNNIGLVNYEQGNSAAALDYWQQALTINPEAAEPKLAVAVALYAKGDQATGLTEGIAALTLDSRYGDLDFLKEQLWGDRILADTTIFLAVPQVREALIRAQEQQAQ; this is translated from the coding sequence GTGAAGCGTATTTCCCTTCTATCCCTGCTGATCTCTGCCAACCTGGTTTGGGTTGACCCAGCCCAGGGCTTAACCCCCCACACCGTCACCCTAGACTTTGATCTGTTGGAGCGGCGGGGACTAGAGTTGGCCCAAGAAGCTGCCCAACTGGCCCAGTTCCAGCAACTTCCCTTAGCGCTCCAGCGGGCGGAATTGGCCACCCAGTTGGTACCGGGGGACTATCGCCTGTGGGCCTTGGTGGCGGATATTCACCTGCGCAGTGGTGAAACCGGAGAGGCGATCGCGGCCCTCAAGGTGGCCCAATCCATCGCCCCGGAGGAACCCACCCTGCTCTTTGCCTTGGGATCCGCCTATTTTCGCGAAGCCGATTATGATGCAGCAGCGTCTTCCATTCAGAAAGGACTGAGCCTAAAACCCGATATTCCCGGTGCCCTGTTCGATCTGGGCAATGTCTATTATGTGCAGCAGCAATACGCCACGGCGATCGCCACCTATGACAAGGCGATCGCCCTCAAAGAAGACTTTTGGGAAGCCCTCAACAACATCGGCTTGGTAAACTATGAACAGGGCAACAGCGCCGCCGCCCTGGACTATTGGCAGCAAGCGTTAACCATTAACCCCGAAGCGGCTGAACCAAAATTAGCGGTGGCCGTCGCCCTCTATGCCAAAGGGGATCAGGCAACTGGTCTCACTGAGGGCATTGCAGCCTTAACCCTCGATAGTCGCTATGGGGATTTAGACTTTTTAAAAGAGCAGTTGTGGGGCGATCGTATCCTGGCAGACACCACTATCTTTTTAGCAGTGCCCCAAGTCCGGGAAGCCTTGATCCGCGCCCAGGAACAGCAGGCCCAATAA
- the fni gene encoding type 2 isopentenyl-diphosphate Delta-isomerase, translated as MAFDPPSPAPSTRPGSNLPGPTPLADHQTQSRKADHIRICLEEAVQCETVSTGLERYRFRHCCLPELDRCDLDLTTEFLGKSLQAPLLISSMTGGTDQAKHLNQCLAAAAQRHGLAMGVGSQRVALEKPEVIPTFTVRNQAPDILLLANVGAVQLNYGYGVDQCRRLVDMLEADALILHINPLQEWIQPQGDTNFRGLLGRIATLCTQLPVPVVAKEVGNGISGVMAQRLLEAGVAAIDVAGAGGTSWAKVERARAQTPLQHQLGTTFGDWGIPTAECLTAVRAIAPQVPLIASGGLTNGLDAAKALALGADVAGLARPFLVAASQSEDHLEAQVQLLLAELATVLFCTGVPRVRDLAQAGVLETRG; from the coding sequence ATGGCCTTTGATCCCCCGTCTCCCGCCCCCTCCACCCGACCCGGCTCTAACCTACCCGGCCCGACCCCCCTGGCCGATCACCAAACCCAAAGTCGCAAAGCCGACCATATCCGCATTTGTCTAGAGGAAGCGGTACAGTGCGAAACCGTCAGCACCGGCCTAGAGCGCTACCGCTTTCGCCATTGCTGCTTACCGGAACTGGATCGCTGCGATCTGGACTTGACCACCGAGTTTCTGGGAAAATCCCTCCAAGCCCCCCTCCTGATTTCCTCCATGACCGGGGGCACTGACCAAGCGAAACATCTGAACCAGTGCCTTGCTGCTGCGGCCCAGCGCCATGGGTTGGCCATGGGGGTCGGTTCCCAACGGGTGGCCCTGGAAAAGCCAGAGGTCATTCCCACCTTTACAGTGCGGAACCAAGCCCCCGATATTTTGCTGCTGGCCAATGTGGGGGCGGTGCAGTTGAACTATGGCTATGGGGTGGATCAGTGTCGTCGGTTGGTGGATATGCTGGAGGCCGATGCTCTGATTCTGCACATTAACCCCTTGCAGGAGTGGATTCAGCCCCAGGGGGACACCAATTTTCGGGGACTGTTGGGCCGCATTGCAACCCTGTGTACCCAGTTGCCGGTGCCCGTGGTGGCCAAGGAGGTGGGCAATGGCATTTCGGGGGTGATGGCCCAGCGGCTGCTGGAGGCGGGGGTGGCGGCGATCGATGTGGCCGGGGCCGGGGGCACGTCTTGGGCCAAGGTGGAACGCGCCCGCGCCCAAACCCCTCTCCAACACCAGTTGGGGACCACCTTTGGGGATTGGGGCATTCCCACGGCGGAGTGTTTAACGGCTGTGCGGGCGATCGCCCCCCAGGTGCCCTTAATCGCTTCTGGGGGCTTAACGAATGGCTTAGACGCTGCTAAGGCTTTGGCCTTGGGGGCTGATGTGGCGGGATTGGCCCGTCCCTTTCTGGTGGCAGCGTCCCAATCGGAGGATCACCTGGAAGCCCAGGTGCAGTTATTGTTGGCGGAACTGGCCACGGTTCTCTTTTGTACTGGGGTGCCACGGGTGCGGGATCTAGCCCAGGCTGGAGTGTTGGAGACCAGGGGATAG
- a CDS encoding cupin domain-containing protein — protein MNLDQDIVTVRPEVTTATIQELPNYLGISEQTAGATGISMNVVVIPPGSKAKPHFHNGFETAIYLLKGSVETRYGKNLEKSVENQAGDFIFIPEGVPHQPINLSSTETAIAIVSRNDPNEQESVQVYEPYAGG, from the coding sequence ATGAATCTAGATCAAGATATTGTGACGGTGCGTCCTGAGGTGACGACAGCGACGATTCAGGAACTACCCAACTACCTGGGCATCTCTGAACAGACCGCCGGAGCCACGGGTATATCGATGAATGTGGTGGTCATTCCCCCTGGGTCCAAAGCCAAACCTCATTTCCACAATGGCTTTGAAACAGCGATTTACCTTCTAAAGGGTTCAGTGGAAACCCGGTATGGCAAGAATCTGGAAAAGTCTGTTGAGAATCAGGCGGGGGATTTTATTTTTATTCCGGAGGGTGTACCCCATCAGCCCATCAACCTCAGCTCAACGGAAACCGCGATCGCCATTGTCTCCCGCAATGATCCCAATGAGCAGGAAAGCGTCCAAGTCTATGAACCCTATGCTGGTGGCTAA
- a CDS encoding universal stress protein, which yields MALFTTDQVLVPTDFSGAANRVLEDTLAFVADAGQVHVLHVLPNLNPGEPGVMWKTIDNRSRTDHVYQEFQKRYSGPLYERVQFQVAIGDPSNQIAHYAQVHAINLIVIPSHGRKGISHFLLGSVAERVSRCAPCPVLIVRR from the coding sequence ATGGCTCTGTTTACGACGGATCAGGTTCTTGTTCCCACCGATTTTTCTGGTGCTGCCAACCGTGTCTTGGAGGATACCCTTGCCTTTGTGGCGGACGCTGGGCAAGTCCATGTGCTCCATGTGTTGCCTAATCTCAACCCTGGGGAACCGGGGGTGATGTGGAAAACCATCGATAACCGCAGTCGTACTGATCACGTTTACCAGGAGTTCCAGAAGCGCTACAGCGGGCCTCTGTACGAACGGGTTCAGTTTCAAGTGGCGATCGGGGATCCCAGTAACCAAATTGCCCACTATGCTCAAGTCCACGCCATCAACCTGATTGTCATTCCGTCCCATGGCCGTAAGGGCATATCCCATTTTCTCTTAGGTTCTGTGGCGGAACGGGTGAGTCGCTGTGCCCCTTGTCCTGTGTTAATTGTGCGGCGTTAA
- a CDS encoding globin family protein — translation MNSTLTRNLTAVDDRYLNDQELRSLEEYMQSHALRLKTYQLIQTHADEVVLKTLRKMTAVYAKMLQQHGQICKRDITDIMRYISLCILKHDEHAFYEEFVLWMDTMMKAFKRKDAAHAAYTHLRGVVEETFPADSARMINVYVDQLIEVMNRS, via the coding sequence ATGAATAGCACCCTGACCCGCAATCTTACGGCGGTGGACGATCGCTACCTCAACGATCAAGAGCTGCGATCCCTCGAAGAGTATATGCAGTCCCATGCCCTGCGCCTCAAAACCTATCAACTGATTCAGACTCACGCCGATGAGGTGGTGCTCAAAACCCTGCGCAAAATGACGGCTGTCTATGCCAAAATGCTGCAACAGCATGGCCAAATCTGTAAGCGCGACATTACAGATATCATGCGCTACATCAGCCTTTGCATCCTTAAGCATGATGAACACGCCTTCTATGAAGAATTTGTGCTGTGGATGGACACCATGATGAAAGCCTTTAAGCGCAAAGATGCTGCCCATGCTGCCTATACCCACCTGCGGGGTGTTGTGGAAGAAACCTTCCCCGCCGATAGCGCCCGCATGATTAATGTCTATGTGGATCAGTTAATCGAAGTCATGAACCGCAGCTAA
- a CDS encoding ATP-binding protein translates to MISLSPRPTLRTWRTISFPSTLHLTPVLDLLLATVPPRWEPDLRLGLQEALVNAAKHGNQLDPSKVVYIRFSRINHQWWWIIGDQGGGFSPPTCHTPLPDPFALPLAPVAETRDCGRGLFLIDQIFDQVYWNPAGNELTLCKDLPRSLPHTLLPFWFKAA, encoded by the coding sequence GTGATTTCCCTCTCACCTCGCCCCACACTGCGCACCTGGAGAACCATCAGTTTTCCATCCACGCTGCACCTCACGCCAGTTTTAGACTTACTGCTGGCCACAGTGCCGCCTCGCTGGGAACCCGACTTGCGTCTCGGTCTCCAAGAAGCCCTCGTCAATGCCGCCAAACACGGGAATCAGTTAGATCCCAGTAAGGTGGTCTATATCCGTTTTTCCCGCATTAATCACCAGTGGTGGTGGATCATTGGCGATCAGGGGGGTGGTTTTTCCCCGCCTACGTGCCACACTCCCCTCCCCGATCCCTTTGCTCTGCCCCTGGCCCCGGTCGCCGAAACCCGCGATTGTGGCCGTGGTTTATTTTTAATTGATCAGATTTTCGATCAGGTGTACTGGAATCCAGCGGGCAATGAACTCACCCTCTGTAAAGATTTGCCCCGATCGCTGCCCCACACCCTGCTCCCCTTTTGGTTTAAAGCAGCCTAA
- a CDS encoding SH3 domain-containing protein translates to MNLSNLLRFVLGLSLGMVLLLTGTISVARYLIEQFTVPPPKPLFAEELPSPPPDPTPDPTPVPTAALVPSPLPNPSPSPSPKPSPSASPSPSPSPSRPPGQAAKVSWPEGLRIRDTPNVSAASVGGVEYNQDVVILETSADGNWQRIWSNGTEGWVKTGNLSTGN, encoded by the coding sequence ATGAATCTATCCAACCTACTGCGATTTGTGCTGGGCTTATCCCTGGGGATGGTGTTGCTGTTGACGGGCACCATTTCGGTGGCACGGTATCTGATCGAGCAGTTCACCGTTCCCCCGCCCAAGCCCCTTTTTGCAGAAGAACTGCCATCGCCACCGCCGGATCCCACCCCGGATCCCACCCCAGTCCCCACGGCGGCTCTGGTGCCCAGTCCCCTGCCGAACCCTAGCCCCAGTCCCTCCCCCAAACCCTCCCCCAGTGCCTCCCCCAGTCCATCCCCCAGTCCCTCCCGTCCCCCCGGTCAAGCCGCCAAGGTCAGTTGGCCGGAAGGGCTACGGATTCGGGATACCCCTAATGTCAGTGCTGCCTCGGTGGGGGGGGTGGAGTATAACCAGGATGTGGTGATCCTGGAAACCAGCGCTGATGGCAACTGGCAGCGCATTTGGTCCAATGGTACGGAGGGCTGGGTTAAGACTGGGAACTTGAGTACGGGCAACTAG
- a CDS encoding DUF3082 domain-containing protein: MTSPIPTPTSSLDTSTQASATQTSATQASAAQTSATQTSATQASAAQTSAAQTSAAQASATQTSAAQTNGQQPPTLWQCVSGSLMAGGFSFLLYLLTHSIAQSFAAKPIAAKSYVAANIGAAVRTLVVGSCTLATFLFAITALGLLALGIQTALQGREQGNLGNLDKESDH; encoded by the coding sequence ATGACCTCGCCCATCCCGACACCCACCTCCAGCCTAGACACTAGTACCCAGGCCAGTGCTACCCAGACCAGTGCTACCCAGGCCAGTGCTGCCCAGACCAGTGCTACCCAGACCAGTGCTACCCAGGCCAGTGCTGCCCAGACCAGTGCTGCCCAGACCAGTGCTGCCCAGGCCAGTGCTACCCAAACTAGTGCGGCCCAAACCAATGGCCAACAACCGCCGACTCTGTGGCAATGCGTCAGTGGATCCCTGATGGCGGGGGGCTTTTCCTTTCTGCTGTACCTGCTGACCCATTCCATTGCCCAGTCCTTTGCAGCCAAGCCGATCGCCGCCAAAAGCTACGTTGCTGCCAACATTGGGGCAGCGGTGCGAACCTTAGTGGTGGGCAGTTGCACCTTGGCCACCTTCCTGTTTGCCATTACTGCCCTAGGATTATTAGCCTTGGGCATTCAGACGGCGCTCCAGGGTCGGGAGCAGGGCAACCTTGGCAACCTGGACAAGGAATCAGATCATTAG
- a CDS encoding DUF4332 domain-containing protein, translating to MTQPPVSPQNWPIVQLPGLSPQDQTQLQALGITTTLQLLHQAQTPHQRQTLAQQVDVRPQIIQKWVALADLARIPGVGCQYCGLLLHGGMMSVGHVADSQAPALHRQVSRLHQVLLKRRDLCPSLGEVQHWITQARRLNRP from the coding sequence ATGACCCAGCCCCCTGTATCTCCCCAGAACTGGCCGATCGTCCAGCTTCCCGGTCTCAGTCCCCAGGACCAAACCCAACTCCAAGCCCTCGGTATTACCACCACCCTGCAACTATTGCACCAGGCCCAAACGCCCCACCAGCGCCAGACCCTAGCCCAGCAGGTGGATGTCCGTCCCCAAATCATCCAGAAATGGGTTGCTTTAGCCGATTTAGCCCGAATACCGGGGGTAGGGTGCCAATACTGTGGCTTACTGCTCCATGGGGGAATGATGTCCGTTGGTCATGTGGCCGACTCCCAAGCCCCTGCCCTCCATCGCCAAGTCTCCCGTCTCCACCAAGTTTTGCTGAAACGGCGCGATCTCTGTCCATCCTTAGGGGAAGTGCAGCACTGGATCACCCAAGCTCGTCGCCTGAATCGCCCTTAA
- a CDS encoding calcium/sodium antiporter — protein MSFASLIGLVVGLGLLVLGAEVLVKGASRLAAALGLSPLVIGLTIVAYGTSAPELAVSLQSVWNDEAAIAIGNVVGSNIFNVLFILGVSAIITPLVVAQQIIRLDVPIMIGISVLLLLMGLDGTINRWEGLILVAGAVLYTVFLFTQGGAENDTAVQEEYNQEYALLEKLSIPAWVLNLTFVLAGIAILVVGSTLMVNGAIAIAEALGVSRIIIGLTIVALGTSLPELATSVIASLHNERDIAVGNVVGSNIFNILAVVGLASVLSPHGLEIPASVLHFDLPVMIVVALACLPIFCTGNVISRWEGMVFLGYYGAYTTYLILKATQHDALPMFSSMVVWFAIPLTIVTLATVSLRAWRSGSRPVVSPNLSDPPDDQP, from the coding sequence ATGAGTTTTGCATCCCTGATTGGACTAGTTGTGGGCTTAGGCTTACTGGTTTTAGGGGCGGAAGTGTTGGTTAAAGGGGCTTCTCGCCTAGCTGCTGCCCTGGGGCTATCCCCCTTGGTCATTGGTTTAACCATTGTGGCCTATGGCACCAGCGCCCCCGAACTGGCCGTTAGTCTGCAATCAGTATGGAATGATGAAGCGGCGATCGCCATCGGTAATGTGGTGGGCAGCAATATTTTCAATGTTTTGTTTATCTTGGGGGTATCAGCCATCATCACCCCCCTGGTGGTGGCCCAACAGATTATTCGCCTTGATGTCCCCATCATGATTGGGATCTCGGTGCTGCTGCTGTTAATGGGGTTAGATGGCACAATCAACCGCTGGGAAGGCTTAATTTTAGTGGCGGGGGCAGTGCTGTATACCGTTTTCCTCTTTACCCAAGGGGGGGCAGAAAACGATACAGCGGTGCAGGAGGAATATAACCAGGAATATGCTCTGCTCGAAAAACTTTCCATTCCCGCTTGGGTCTTGAATCTTACCTTTGTCCTAGCAGGGATAGCGATCCTAGTGGTGGGTTCCACCCTCATGGTCAATGGGGCGATCGCCATTGCCGAAGCCTTGGGGGTTAGCCGCATCATCATTGGCTTAACCATCGTGGCCTTGGGAACCTCCCTGCCGGAGTTGGCCACCTCGGTCATTGCCAGCCTCCACAATGAGCGGGACATTGCCGTGGGCAATGTGGTGGGCAGTAATATTTTTAATATTTTGGCCGTGGTCGGATTGGCCAGCGTCCTCAGTCCCCATGGTCTGGAGATTCCCGCCTCTGTGTTGCATTTCGATCTGCCGGTGATGATTGTGGTGGCCTTGGCCTGTTTACCCATCTTCTGTACGGGTAATGTCATCAGCCGCTGGGAAGGCATGGTCTTCCTGGGCTATTACGGGGCGTACACCACCTATCTGATCCTCAAGGCGACCCAACATGATGCCCTACCGATGTTTAGCAGCATGGTGGTTTGGTTTGCCATTCCCCTGACGATCGTGACCTTAGCCACCGTTAGCCTGAGGGCATGGCGCAGTGGATCTCGCCCTGTGGTCAGCCCCAATCTTTCAGATCCTCCAGACGATCAGCCCTAG
- a CDS encoding hydroxysqualene dehydroxylase, with translation MTPNIVVVGAGWAGLGATHHLAKQGYAVTLLEAGPQPGGLVAGWRTASGRTLEAGIHGFWYPYGNIFSLVAELGIQPFTPFTESHQYSPAGLEAEAPLFQTMPPLPAPLGTFCYTRFLRLPLADRLSALPLLQAVVDFDNSPEAWQRYDGMTARELFRRYGVSQRLYQESFEPMLLVGLFAPGEQCSAAAALGMLYYFILAHQADFDVMWCRGSVGDRIFRPWVEQIQHHGGQVLAQKRVTDVRHDGDRVTAVVCGDEVFAADAVIFTVGITGLKKIVAGSPALRTRREFRDVQNLGAIDVLASRLWFDRKLTLPRPSNACFGFEPTTGWTFFDLNALQDEYRDAPGSVIEVDFYHANQFLALDDRELLPIIQEHLAGCIPEFSTALIQDSGIVRLPQAVSHFAPGSYRYLLPGTTSFSNVFMGGDWIVTDHGSWSQEKAYVTGLEAANRVIGQWGLGAPATIVPIQADEPHIQLARTLNRSVRQFHDTFLKSLQWF, from the coding sequence ATGACCCCAAACATCGTAGTCGTGGGTGCAGGTTGGGCCGGTTTAGGCGCAACCCACCACCTGGCCAAACAGGGTTACGCCGTTACCCTATTGGAGGCAGGACCCCAGCCGGGGGGCTTAGTGGCGGGGTGGCGCACGGCCAGCGGTCGCACCCTTGAGGCCGGGATCCATGGGTTTTGGTATCCCTATGGCAATATTTTTAGCTTGGTGGCTGAACTGGGCATTCAGCCCTTTACCCCCTTCACCGAGTCCCATCAATATTCCCCGGCGGGCCTAGAGGCGGAGGCTCCCCTGTTCCAGACCATGCCCCCCTTGCCCGCCCCCCTGGGCACCTTTTGCTATACCCGCTTTCTACGGTTGCCCCTGGCCGATCGCCTGTCGGCCTTACCCCTGCTCCAGGCGGTGGTGGACTTTGATAATTCCCCGGAGGCATGGCAGCGCTACGACGGCATGACGGCGCGGGAACTGTTTAGGCGCTATGGGGTTTCCCAGCGTTTATACCAAGAATCCTTTGAACCGATGCTGTTGGTAGGGCTGTTTGCACCGGGGGAACAGTGCTCGGCGGCAGCGGCCCTGGGGATGCTCTATTACTTCATCCTGGCCCACCAAGCCGATTTTGATGTGATGTGGTGTCGGGGCAGTGTGGGCGATCGCATTTTCCGGCCCTGGGTAGAACAAATCCAGCACCATGGCGGTCAGGTTTTGGCCCAGAAACGGGTCACTGATGTGCGCCACGACGGCGATCGCGTGACGGCGGTGGTCTGTGGGGACGAAGTTTTTGCTGCCGATGCAGTGATTTTCACCGTGGGCATTACGGGGCTGAAAAAAATCGTAGCGGGCAGTCCGGCCCTGCGCACCCGGCGGGAATTCCGGGATGTGCAAAATTTGGGGGCGATCGATGTCCTTGCGTCCCGATTATGGTTCGATCGCAAGCTCACCCTGCCTCGCCCCTCCAATGCCTGTTTTGGCTTTGAACCCACCACGGGCTGGACCTTCTTTGATCTCAACGCCCTCCAGGATGAATACCGGGATGCACCGGGCAGCGTCATTGAGGTGGATTTCTACCACGCTAATCAGTTTTTGGCTTTGGACGATCGGGAACTCCTGCCCATCATTCAAGAACATTTGGCGGGCTGCATTCCCGAATTCAGCACTGCCCTGATCCAAGATTCTGGCATTGTCCGCCTGCCCCAAGCCGTCTCCCACTTCGCCCCCGGCAGCTATCGCTATTTACTCCCCGGCACCACCAGCTTTAGCAATGTCTTCATGGGGGGCGATTGGATTGTGACCGACCACGGCTCTTGGTCCCAGGAAAAAGCCTATGTGACGGGCCTAGAAGCCGCCAACCGGGTCATTGGCCAATGGGGATTGGGGGCACCGGCCACCATTGTCCCCATCCAAGCCGATGAACCCCATATTCAGCTAGCCCGCACCTTAAACCGCAGTGTCCGCCAATTTCACGACACTTTTCTCAAGTCGTTGCAGTGGTTCTAA
- a CDS encoding M20 metallopeptidase family protein, translating to MITTTSPPSPSFSLRPEIRDQQPQLLEWRRHLHQYPELGFQETLTAAFIAEKLTQWGIDHQTGVAETGIVAVIEGQRPGPVLAIRADMDALPITEANDIDYRSRHDGRMHACGHDGHTTIALGTAYYLSHHRDFAGTVKLIFQPAEEGPGGAKPMIEAGVLKNPDVDAIIGLHIWNNLPLGTVGVRTGPLMAAVELFECTVKGKGGHGAMPHQTVDAIVVAAQVVTALQTIVSRNVDPIDSAVVTIGSLHGGTKHNIIAETAALKGTIRYFNPRYDGFFPDRVKQIIAGVCDTYGATYDLNHYKLYSPVINDDRIADLVRSAALSVVESPLGVVPECQTMGGEDMSFFLQEVPGCYFFLGGANLNKGLTFPHHHPRFNFDETVLSVGVELFVRCVERFSQGTL from the coding sequence ATGATCACCACCACCTCACCCCCGTCTCCATCCTTTAGCCTTCGCCCCGAAATCCGAGATCAGCAGCCTCAACTGCTGGAATGGCGACGACATTTGCACCAATATCCTGAGTTGGGGTTTCAGGAGACCCTCACCGCTGCTTTCATTGCCGAAAAGCTGACCCAGTGGGGCATTGATCACCAAACTGGTGTGGCTGAAACCGGTATTGTTGCCGTCATTGAAGGTCAGCGCCCCGGTCCCGTGTTGGCCATCCGCGCTGACATGGATGCGTTACCGATTACCGAAGCCAACGACATTGACTATCGCTCTCGCCACGACGGACGGATGCACGCCTGCGGCCACGATGGCCACACCACCATTGCCCTGGGCACGGCCTACTATTTAAGCCATCATCGGGACTTTGCGGGCACCGTGAAGCTGATCTTCCAGCCTGCGGAAGAAGGACCGGGGGGCGCTAAACCGATGATCGAAGCGGGGGTGCTGAAAAACCCCGATGTGGATGCCATCATTGGTCTCCATATTTGGAATAACTTACCCCTGGGGACTGTGGGGGTGCGCACGGGTCCTCTGATGGCGGCAGTGGAGCTATTTGAATGTACCGTTAAGGGCAAAGGGGGCCATGGAGCCATGCCCCATCAAACGGTGGATGCGATCGTCGTCGCCGCCCAAGTGGTCACCGCTCTCCAAACCATTGTTTCCCGCAATGTCGATCCCATTGACTCCGCTGTGGTGACCATTGGCTCCCTCCATGGGGGCACAAAGCACAATATCATTGCTGAAACCGCCGCACTTAAGGGCACTATTCGCTACTTTAATCCCCGCTACGATGGCTTTTTTCCCGATCGGGTCAAACAAATTATTGCGGGGGTCTGCGACACCTATGGGGCCACCTATGATCTCAACCACTACAAGCTCTATTCCCCGGTCATTAATGACGATCGCATAGCGGATTTAGTGCGATCGGCAGCCTTAAGCGTTGTAGAGTCGCCCCTGGGTGTCGTCCCTGAGTGCCAAACCATGGGGGGAGAAGATATGTCCTTCTTTCTCCAGGAAGTTCCGGGTTGCTACTTTTTCCTGGGGGGCGCTAACCTCAACAAAGGACTCACCTTCCCCCACCACCATCCCCGGTTTAACTTCGACGAAACAGTGCTGAGCGTGGGTGTGGAACTTTTCGTGCGCTGTGTGGAACGGTTCAGCCAAGGAACGCTCTGA